A window of Mustela nigripes isolate SB6536 chromosome 9, MUSNIG.SB6536, whole genome shotgun sequence contains these coding sequences:
- the NUDT2 gene encoding bis(5'-nucleosyl)-tetraphosphatase [asymmetrical], translating to MALRACGLIIFRRCLIPTVDKPAIEFLLLQASDGIHHWTPPKGHVEPGENDLETALRETQEEAGIAADQLTIIEGFRRELRYVAWEKPKTVIYWLAEVKDYDVEIRLSREHQAYRWLGLDEACQLAQFKEMKAALQEGHQFLCSTAS from the exons ATGGCCCTGAGAGCATGTGGCTTGATCATCTTCCGAAGATGCCTCATTCCCACGGTGGACAAACCTGCAATTGAGTTTCTACTACTGCAGGCATCAGACGGCATTCATCACTGGACTCCTCCCAAAG GCCATGTGGAACCAGGAGAGAATGACTTGGAAACAGCCTTGCGGGAGactcaggaggaagcaggcataGCGGCAGACCAGCTGACAATCATTGAGGGCTTCAGAAGGGAGCTCAGATATGTGGCCTGGGAGAAGCCAAAAACAGTCATCTACTGGCTGGCCGAGGTGAAGGACTACGATGTGGAGATCCGACTCTCCCGAGAGCACCAAGCCTACCGCTGGTTGGGGCTGGATGAGGCCTGCCAGTTGGCTCAGTTCAAGGAGATGAAGGCAGCTCTCCAAGAAGGACACCAGTTTCTCTGCTCCACAGCATCCTGA
- the MYORG gene encoding myogenesis-regulating glycosidase has protein sequence MPQNPQEKSHVYPRRRPGSHVDHKSSKAIAAAAMYTFLPDNFSPAKPKPSKELKPLLGSVVLGLLLVLAAVVAWCYYSASLRKAERLRAELLDLNRGGFSIRNQKGEQVFRLAFRSGALDLDSCSRDGAVLGCSRTADGRPLHFFIQTVRPKDTVMCYRVRWEEAAPGREVEHAMFLGDAAAHWYGGAEMRTQHWPIRLEGQQEPQPFVTSDVYSSDAAFGGILERYWLSSRAAAIKVNDSVPFHLGWNSTERSLRLQARYHNTPYKPPAGRPAAPELSYRVCVGSDVTSIHKYMVRRYFNKPSRVPAPEAFRDPIWSTWVLYGRAVDQVKVQRFAQQIRQHRFNSSHLEIDDMYTPAYGDFDFDEAKFPNASDMFRRLRDAGFRVTLWVHPFVNYNSSCFGEGVERELFVREPTGRLPALVRWWNGIGAVLDFTRPEARDWFQGHLRRLRSRYAVASFKFDAGEVSYLPRDFSTYRPLSDPSVWSRRYTEMALPFFSLAEVRVGYQSQNISCFFRLVDRDSVWGYDLGLRSLIPAVLTVSMLGYPFILPDMVGGNAVSERTAGGGEVPERELYVRWLEVAAFMPAMQFSVPPWQYDAEVVAIAHKFAALRASLVAPLLLELAGEVTDTGDPIVRPLWWIAPGDETAHRIDSQFLIGDTLLVAPVLEPGKQERDVYLPAGKWRSYKGELFDKTPVLLTDYPVDLDEVAYFIWAS, from the coding sequence ATGCCCCAGAACCCTCAGGAGAAGAGCCACGTCTACCCCCGCCGCCGCCCTGGGAGCCACGTGGACCATAAGAGCTCCAAGGCCATCGCAGCCGCAGCTATGTACACCTTCTTGCCTGATAACTTCTCGCCCGCCAAGCCCAAGCCCTCCAAAGAGCTGAAACCACTACTAGGCTCCGTGGTACTAGGGTTGCTGCTGGTGTTGGCTGCAGTGGTGGCCTGGTGCTATTACAGCGCCTCTCTACGCAAAGCAGAGCGCCTGCGTGCCGAACTGCTGGACCTCAACCGAGGCGGCTTCTCAATCCGCAACCAGAAGGGCGAGCAGGTCTTCCGCCTGGCCTTCCGCTCAGGGGCGCTGGACCTCGACTCCTGCAGCCGCGACGGCGCAGTCCTCGGTTGTTCTCGCACAGCCGATGGGCGCCCCCTGCACTTCTTCATCCAGACTGTGAGGCCCAAGGATACAGTCATGTGCTACCGCGTGCGCTGGGAGGAGGCGGCGCCAGGGCGCGAGGTGGAACACGCTATGTTTCTGGGCGATGCAGCTGCTCACTGGTACGGCGGTGCTGAGATGAGGACCCAACACTGGCCCATCCGCCTAGAGGGCCAGCAGGAGCCGCAGCCTTTCGTCACCAGCGATGTCTATTCCTCTGACGCCGCATTCGGAGGCATCCTCGAGCGCTACTGGCTGTCATCGCGTGCAGCTGCCATTAAGGTCAACGACTCAGTGCCCTTCCACCTGGGCTGGAACAGCACAGAGCGCTCTCTGCGTCTGCAGGCACGCTACCACAACACGCCCTACAAGCCACCTGCTGGCCGCCCTGCCGCGCCAGAGCTCAGCTACCGCGTGTGCGTCGGCTCTGACGTCACTTCCATCCACAAATACATGGTGCGGCGCTATTTCAACAAGCCCTCGAGAGTGCCGGCCCCCGAGGCCTTCCGGGACCCCATCTGGTCCACGTGGGTGCTGTACGGGCGTGCGGTGGACCAGGTCAAAGTGCAGCGTTTCGCCCAGCAGATCCGCCAGCACCGATTCAACAGCAGCCACTTGGAAATAGACGACATGTACACACCTGCCTACGGAGACTTCGACTTCGACGAGGCCAAGTTCCCCAATGCCAGCGACATGTTCCGCCGTCTGCGTGATGCCGGCTTTCGTGTCACGCTCTGGGTTCACCCATTTGTCAACTACAACTCCTCCTGCTTTGGTGAGGGAGTGGAACGCGAGCTGTTCGTGCGCGAACCCACCGGGCGGCTGCCCGCGCTTGTGCGCTGGTGGAATGGCATCGGCGCGGTGCTCGACTTCACACGCCCGGAGGCTCGAGACtggtttcaggggcacctgcggCGGCTGCGCTCGCGCTATGCTGTGGCCTCCTTCAAGTTTGACGCAGGCGAAGTCAGCTATTTGCCACGGGACTTCAGCACCTACAGGCCGCTGTCCGACCCCAGTGTATGGAGCCGACGCTACACCGAAATGGCACTGCCCTTCTTCTCTCTGGCGGAGGTCCGCGTGGGCTACCAGTCACAGAACATCTCATGCTTCTTCCGCCTAGTGGACCGCGATTCTGTGTGGGGCTATGATCTGGGGCTGCGCTCGCTCATCCCTGCCGTGCTCACCGTCAGCATGCTGGGCTACCCGTTCATCCTGCCTGATATGGTGGGCGGCAACGCAGTGTCTGAGCGCACAGCCGGTGGTGGCGAGGTGCCCGAGCGCGAGCTCTACGTGCGCTGGCTGGAGGTGGCCGCCTTCATGCCCGCCATGCAATTTTCGGTCCCACCCTGGCAATATGATGCCGAAGTGGTGGCCATTGCACACAAGTTTGCCGCCCTGAGGGCCTCGCTTGTCGCGCCCCTCTTGCTGGAGCTGGCTGGTGAGGTCACTGACACAGGAGACCCCATCGTGCGTCCGCTCTGGTGGATTGCGCCCGGTGATGAGACGGCACACCGCATCGACTCGCAGTTTCTTATCGGAGACACACTGCTGGTGGCTCCAGTCCTGGAGCCGGGCAAGCAGGAGCGAGACGTCTACCTGCCTGCAGGCAAGTGGCGCAGCTACAAGGGCGAGCTTTTTGACAAAACCCCAGTGCTGCTCACCGATTACCCGGTCGACCTGGACGAGGTCGCCTACTTCATCTGGGCATCCTGA